In Rattus norvegicus strain BN/NHsdMcwi chromosome 3, GRCr8, whole genome shotgun sequence, a genomic segment contains:
- the Ndufaf1 gene encoding complex I intermediate-associated protein 30, mitochondrial isoform X1: MASIHKLLIGTYIHRNFLRPRAAVPPFVGNHFVDYSSSSLQKQVASANKVSQQGKTEEGLQGHDHKEVALDVPSPDRTPEVSFDKAIRDEAMEHFRRLKDEIVAHVRGPDGRPLHEVIMEQARVVWQFREKEDLDKWILTSDKTIGGRSEIFLKMSKNNRSALLYGTLSSEAPQDGESNQSGYCAMISRIPRGAFERKLSYDWSQFNTLYLRVRGDGRPWMVNIKQDTEFIQRKNQMYSYFMFTRGGPYWQEVKIPFSKFFFSNQGRIRDVQGPLILDKISSIGFTLSDKVDGPFFLEIDFIGVFTDPAHTEEFAYENSPDLNPRLFK, from the exons ATGGCTTCTATTCACAAATTACTGATAGGTACTTATATTCATAGAAACTTCCTGAGGCCAAGGGCTGCAGTACCTCCGTTTGTGGGTAATCACTTCGTAGACTATTCTTCCAGTAGTCTTCAGAAACAAGTGGCTTCTGCTAACAAAGTCTCCCAGCAGGGAAAGACTGAAGAAGGCTTACAAGGACATGACCACAAAGAAGTTGCTTTGGATGTACCTTCTCCTGACAGGACACCTGAAGTTAGTTTTGATAAAGCAATTAGAGATGAAGCAATGGAACATTTTAGACGTTTGAAGGATGAAATTGTGGCTCATGTGAGAGGTCCAGATGGCCGCCCACTACATGAGGTCATAATGGAACAAGCCAGGGTTGTCTGGCAGTTTCGTGAAAAAGAAGATTTGGATAAGTGGATACTGACTTCTGATAAGACAATTGGAGGTAGAAGTGAAATATTCTTGAAAATGAGCAAGAACAACCGAAGTGCCCTCCTTTATGGAACTCTGAGCTCTGAGGCGCCTCAGGATGGGGAAAGTAACCAAAGTGGATACTGTGCGATGATCTCCAGGATTCCAAGG GGTGCTTTTGAGAGGAAGCTGTCTTATGATTGGTCCCAGTTCAATACTCTGTATCTCCGAGTCCGTGGGGATGGCCGGCCTTGGATGGTGAATATTAAGCAAGACACGGAGTTTATCCAGAGGAAAAATCAGATGTACAGTTACTTCATGTTCACCCGTGGGGGACCCTACTGGCAGGAAGTCAAG attcctttctccaaatttttcttttcaaatcaaGGAAGGATACGAGATGTACAGGGCCCACTGATACTGGACAAG atCTCTTCTATAGGATTCACTCTGTCTGATAAGGTGGATGGACCATTCTTTCTGGAAATAGATTTCATTGGTGTGTTTACTGATCCAGCCCATACAGAAGAATTTGCTTATGAGAATTCTCCAGATCTTAACCCAAGACTTTTCAAATAG